In Candidatus Woesearchaeota archaeon, one genomic interval encodes:
- a CDS encoding DUF1385 domain-containing protein — MMISLARTSQAGASQNRSAQPGPARHLDSRSMLLRKANTAIFTLLLHAATLVIGGQAVMGGVMLKHKEHLVIAVREQSGRIKTLKETFPSLTDRYPFLKLPFLRGVIILFETLIIGYKSLHLSTNIALGQNQEELTKKELAIIIILAIAFALFLFKVLPLAGATLLQPLFGPSNLLFNLADAGIKLSIFILYLSLIGLLPDIRELFAYHGAEHKVVNCYEARKALTVANAKKQSTKQPRCGTTFMLFVLLLSAFVYLLIPPSLGFSLKLALRIALLPLVASISYELIRLAGKCYRHPWARWLIAPGMLVQKLTTREPTAKQLTVGLRALTTLLALHAKQTKKQSARN, encoded by the coding sequence ATGATGATTTCTCTCGCGAGGACTTCTCAAGCGGGTGCTTCTCAAAATCGCAGCGCTCAACCAGGCCCTGCTCGCCATCTTGATTCACGCAGCATGCTCCTTCGGAAGGCAAACACGGCAATCTTCACCCTTCTCCTCCACGCCGCAACCCTCGTCATCGGCGGCCAAGCAGTCATGGGCGGCGTCATGCTCAAGCACAAAGAACATCTCGTCATCGCCGTACGGGAGCAATCAGGACGCATCAAGACGTTGAAAGAAACATTCCCCTCCCTCACCGACCGCTACCCCTTCCTCAAATTACCCTTCCTTCGCGGCGTCATCATCCTTTTTGAAACCCTCATTATCGGGTACAAAAGCCTCCACCTCAGCACCAACATCGCCCTCGGCCAAAACCAAGAAGAGCTAACCAAGAAAGAGCTTGCAATCATCATCATCCTCGCTATCGCGTTCGCACTCTTCCTCTTCAAAGTCCTCCCTCTCGCAGGAGCGACCCTCCTCCAACCACTCTTCGGGCCAAGCAACTTGCTCTTCAACCTCGCAGACGCAGGAATCAAACTTTCCATCTTCATCCTCTACCTCTCCCTGATCGGACTTCTCCCCGACATTCGAGAACTCTTCGCCTACCACGGCGCAGAACATAAAGTCGTTAATTGCTACGAAGCAAGAAAAGCGCTCACCGTGGCCAACGCCAAGAAACAATCAACAAAACAACCACGATGCGGAACCACGTTCATGCTCTTCGTCCTCCTCCTCAGCGCGTTTGTCTACCTCCTCATCCCCCCCTCCCTCGGCTTCAGCCTCAAGCTCGCCCTTCGCATTGCCCTCCTCCCCCTTGTCGCCTCGATTAGCTATGAACTCATCAGGCTGGCAGGGAAGTGCTATCGCCACCCCTGGGCTCGATGGCTCATTGCTCCAGGAATGCTCGTCCAGAAACTCACCACACGGGAGCCAACCGCTAAACAATTAAC